TTCGGCCATTTCGCCAGCTCGATCGGCGGGGTCGCCATGGTCCAATTGATCACCGTGACGAGATAGGCGTCGGCGACGGTGAAGTGGTCGAGCAGGAACTCGCGGCCCTTCAGGTGATTGTCGACATAATCAAGTCGCGACAGGTTCTTCTCCAGCGCGTAGGCCTTGCTCTCCTGCGGCGACTTGCGATCGAGCACGGGAATGAACAGTCCCTTGTGCAGTTCAGTGCCAATGAAGCAGAGCCATTGATGCAGCCGTGTGCGGTCGATGCCCGGTCCGGTGCCGAGGCTGGATTGCGGAAAGCGGTCCGCGACATACTGCAAGATCGCTGCGTTCTCCGTCAGCACCACGCCTTCGTCGGTGCGCAATGTCGGCACCAGGCCGATCGGGTTCACGGCGCGGAAGTCGGAGCCGTCCTTCAGCACGGTCTTGGTCGGTGAATCGACCTCGAGATAGTTCGCCTCGGCGCCGGCTTCGTACAGCGCGACGCGGGTCGCCATCGAGCAGGCGAGCGGCGAGAAATAA
This genomic interval from Bradyrhizobium sp. CB82 contains the following:
- a CDS encoding glutathione binding-like protein → MDLYFSPLACSMATRVALYEAGAEANYLEVDSPTKTVLKDGSDFRAVNPIGLVPTLRTDEGVVLTENAAILQYVADRFPQSSLGTGPGIDRTRLHQWLCFIGTELHKGLFIPVLDRKSPQESKAYALEKNLSRLDYVDNHLKGREFLLDHFTVADAYLVTVINWTMATPPIELAKWPNLKAYYERLKQRPSIAKAIAEEFELYKAEQARRKAAA